Below is a window of Desmonostoc muscorum LEGE 12446 DNA.
TTATTCTTTCGGTTCGAGTAAGCCCCTTGTGGGCGGAATAAATCTAAAATCCCCAGCTGCAACCCAAGGGTGGATGCAGTAAATCTAAAATCTAAAATCCAAAATCTAAAATTGTTTGACGTTTGCTTATGCAGGAATCAAAACTGTATCAATGACATGGATAACGCCGTTATCAGCAGCAACATCTGCGGTTGCAACTTTTGCATCATTTATCTTGACGCCATTGGAAGCATCAATTTTTACATCTGAACCTTCAACTGTTTTAGCTGTCTTTAGTTTCGCCACATCAGCAGCTAGTACTTTACCTGAGACAACATGATAGGTCAAGATTTTCTTGAGCTTTGGAATATCTTTGAGTAACGCGTCTACTGTGCCTGCTGGAAGCTTATTAAACGCTGCATCAGTGGGTGCAAAGACGGTGAATGGGCCATCACCTTTTAGTGTATCTGCCAGACCAGCCGCTTCGATTGCTGCAACTAGTGTCTTGAAAGAACCATTATCAGTGGCAGTGTCAATTATGTTGGCCATGTGTTTTACCTAGTTCTGTGTAACCTGTTACAAATCTAAACCATATGTCCATAAAATATATCTATCATTAGAAATATCTCGAATCAATTTGTTTATTGATAAGATAAAAGTTTATACATATTTTTATACAGATAGAGAATTATATATGATCTGGGCGGATGCTTTACAAGCATTCCAGGATGCGTAGTTTACAGCCGCAGGCATCGCTGCTTTTTTTTATACAGCGGTAGGAGCGATCGCTTCTATGATTCTCGTATTTCAATATTTAGATGCGTTTGCCCTGGTAGTTTACCTATATGTACTATTAGTTATGTATCTGCTTACCAATCGTATTGGTCGGATTAAGTAGTATAGGAAATAAAGACCAGATGGCAATGGGAAAACTTCTCGGTCTTCTTGATTAGCATTAGTGATTACCAACCTGGTTGTAAAACTCAAAAATTGCCACACTAGATAAACACGAACTGGCATTCTGCTAAGTGGCCCTTTGATCATCAAATGGTGAAAAAAAAGTTTAATAAACAGTGGAGTTTTAACTTCCGTGAAAAGCTGTTTCTGCATCCGCACAGCATAAATTAAAATTGTTGGATCAATTTTGATCTGTTGTTGAATAGCCTGCTTTACTTCAACTGGTAAAGGGGTATTCAGGAGAGTGTTAACTATCAACAGACTAATAAAGAATGGTCTTTCAAGTTCTAGACTGTTTACTTGCTGCAATAATTGTTCCCAATCTAATGGTTTTTGAATACGCAATAATTCAGCTAAATCGCAAATCTGAGCCAAA
It encodes the following:
- a CDS encoding fasciclin domain-containing protein encodes the protein MANIIDTATDNGSFKTLVAAIEAAGLADTLKGDGPFTVFAPTDAAFNKLPAGTVDALLKDIPKLKKILTYHVVSGKVLAADVAKLKTAKTVEGSDVKIDASNGVKINDAKVATADVAADNGVIHVIDTVLIPA